The Microbacterium sp. W4I20 genome segment GACCCTGACGAGTCCCCTGCATCTGCCGCACCCGGCAGCGGAGTGCCCGAAGTGCTTCACCGAGCTGCAGGAGAACCGCGAATTCTGGACGGCGCGCCCCGAGGGCGCCCGGCTGGTCGGGCTCGTCGTCTCCCGGGAGGGAATGCCGTCGGTCGTCGAGCAGCGTGACGACCTCACGCGTTTCGGCGTGCCCATCGAGGGATTCCGGCATCCGGCGCCCGACATCCTGGAGAGCTGGAGCGAGCGGCTGGGCCGTCTGATCGCGACGCTCAACGTCGGTGACGTGCTGGTCGTC includes the following:
- a CDS encoding dehydrogenase — its product is MSDMIESTTSAASVDVTLTSPLHLPHPAAECPKCFTELQENREFWTARPEGARLVGLVVSREGMPSVVEQRDDLTRFGVPIEGFRHPAPDILESWSERLGRLIATLNVGDVLVVANINALGRDADEGARTAAELRRHGIIVKVLSHDARHLADATR